Proteins co-encoded in one Prevotella sp. E13-27 genomic window:
- a CDS encoding LytTR family transcriptional regulator DNA-binding domain-containing protein, translated as MEWLRISTSTELVRVATDEIVYVRADGNYSDLVLTNGQRRKMTFQLHFFDEVFQQLQNNMFVRVGRSLIVNKRYIYVINLTEQQLILSGGDLKEPIVFYGQSKADSPQNISLAREGLRQLKELLENEKGSDNG; from the coding sequence ATGGAATGGCTCAGAATATCTACCAGTACCGAATTGGTACGTGTCGCTACGGATGAGATTGTCTATGTCCGTGCCGACGGTAACTATTCTGATCTCGTATTGACTAATGGCCAAAGACGCAAGATGACCTTCCAGCTTCACTTCTTCGATGAGGTCTTCCAGCAGTTGCAGAACAATATGTTCGTCCGAGTGGGAAGAAGCCTTATTGTCAATAAGAGGTATATCTATGTAATCAACTTGACGGAGCAGCAACTCATATTGTCTGGAGGCGATCTAAAGGAGCCTATCGTATTTTATGGGCAATCTAAAGCCGACAGTCCTCAGAATATTTCTCTTGCACGCGAAGGACTGAGGCAGCTGAAGGAATTACTTGAAAATGAGAAAGGGAGCGACAATGGATGA
- a CDS encoding ATP-binding protein produces the protein MGFIEALLSQKDESARLRLLAGYNAETVMRIVCAFLNNDGGWIVIGASEDGARTGVDVETVVADIQRNAVQRIKPLPLLYIHAEDYQDGKVVLVTVMKGGLPPYSFDSSYYTMAGEQVVKPNTDEVNLLIRRSMTSSSSWEKSTCLDAEWEDLNVNLMHEVVSKGLERGRLDERNNTPEKFLGNLQLVDTPNVKNGAMALFGQEAPRFLPQSRMRIQVMLGGKAASQYEDTVVMEGNLLELSKRASDYFLNRLPMVSEFHHKEWDRKDYSEYPQDVLDEAVTNALIHRDMSDTTGEVLVFIYADRIEIINPGTMPENLIKKKNVVLPHVSTPRNPLMAEIFYVDGKMEKTGRGLKLIHDQMNDLKRKLPEWECLDGRTKLTIYRTPNVVRLNARITEYIATKKVGGSFSKQDYLQYWNYKISDPTAKNDLQQMVNARLCRKDGSGPATRYVVLANH, from the coding sequence ATGGGGTTTATAGAAGCATTGCTCTCGCAGAAAGACGAGAGCGCAAGGCTTAGACTGCTGGCAGGGTATAATGCCGAAACAGTCATGCGAATAGTGTGTGCCTTCCTGAATAACGACGGCGGATGGATTGTTATAGGTGCATCTGAGGATGGAGCGCGGACTGGCGTAGATGTTGAAACTGTTGTGGCTGATATTCAGCGAAATGCCGTACAGCGAATCAAGCCCCTTCCACTGTTATACATTCATGCTGAGGATTATCAAGATGGCAAAGTGGTGCTGGTGACAGTGATGAAAGGAGGTCTGCCTCCCTATTCGTTTGATTCAAGTTATTACACAATGGCTGGCGAGCAGGTTGTCAAACCAAATACCGACGAGGTGAACCTGTTGATTCGCCGCTCAATGACTTCATCCTCATCTTGGGAGAAAAGCACTTGTCTTGACGCAGAATGGGAGGATCTGAATGTAAATCTCATGCACGAAGTGGTAAGTAAAGGATTGGAAAGAGGCCGATTAGACGAGCGTAACAATACGCCAGAAAAATTCCTTGGTAATCTGCAATTAGTCGATACCCCCAATGTAAAGAATGGAGCAATGGCTTTGTTTGGACAAGAGGCTCCCAGATTTCTTCCGCAGAGCAGGATGCGGATACAAGTGATGCTGGGAGGAAAAGCGGCAAGCCAATATGAAGATACAGTAGTGATGGAAGGAAATTTGCTGGAATTGTCGAAACGAGCAAGCGATTACTTTCTAAATCGACTGCCAATGGTCAGTGAATTCCACCATAAGGAGTGGGACAGAAAAGATTACTCGGAATACCCACAGGATGTTTTGGACGAGGCTGTAACGAATGCCCTGATTCATCGGGATATGAGCGACACAACGGGTGAAGTGCTTGTGTTCATCTATGCAGACAGAATTGAAATTATCAACCCTGGAACAATGCCAGAGAATCTGATAAAGAAAAAGAATGTAGTGCTTCCTCATGTGTCTACTCCAAGAAATCCATTGATGGCAGAAATATTCTATGTCGATGGAAAAATGGAAAAGACAGGAAGAGGGTTGAAACTGATTCACGACCAGATGAATGACTTGAAGCGTAAATTGCCTGAATGGGAATGTTTGGACGGAAGAACGAAACTAACCATATATCGCACGCCAAATGTCGTTAGGTTGAATGCCAGAATAACTGAGTATATAGCCACAAAGAAGGTAGGAGGCAGTTTCTCTAAGCAAGACTATCTGCAATATTGGAATTATAAGATTTCCGATCCGACTGCCAAAAACGACCTGCAACAGATGGTAAATGCGCGCCTCTGTCGGAAAGATGGTTCTGGTCCTGCTACAAGGTATGTAGTATTGGCTAACCATTAG
- a CDS encoding helix-turn-helix transcriptional regulator codes for MKYIVFTLTLWFVLACDPNDPNDQNDKAFILQGAWMLEQVDYPIGHTEKYVEAKGTLLRLYDGSNVMYQCWLIKTESGLIVKPHMQCKVTLINKGNSEYLYLEDDDPRPLTVKDDSTIVIQQNGELYTWLNADDISQEWGDDIIAIITTDLQKDGSQDAHSYMLSAKERKQASVIHWFIISSIGGIILLLLVCRIAIDNRKTRQRLQLQLQQIKEVQQERPLQVRQAIESVETAYFASDEYHTLQRRISTGQRLRDDDWLDVEGQIRKVYPGFSSQLRGLYTMSELEYQVCILVKLRIAPKDIATVLARDVSTISTVRSRLYQKVFSKKGGAKEWDEFILSI; via the coding sequence ATGAAATACATAGTTTTTACATTGACATTGTGGTTTGTGCTTGCATGCGACCCCAACGACCCCAACGACCAGAACGACAAGGCGTTTATCCTCCAAGGAGCATGGATGTTGGAACAGGTAGATTATCCTATCGGACATACTGAGAAGTATGTAGAAGCAAAAGGCACCTTACTTCGGCTCTATGACGGCAGCAACGTGATGTACCAATGTTGGCTGATAAAGACAGAATCGGGACTCATAGTTAAACCCCACATGCAATGTAAAGTGACACTAATCAACAAGGGTAATAGCGAGTATCTCTATCTGGAGGACGACGACCCACGTCCATTGACAGTGAAAGACGACTCAACCATCGTCATCCAACAGAATGGCGAGCTTTATACTTGGCTCAATGCTGACGACATATCACAGGAATGGGGTGACGACATCATAGCCATCATCACCACCGACTTGCAGAAAGATGGGTCACAAGATGCACATAGCTATATGCTGTCTGCCAAGGAACGCAAACAGGCCAGTGTCATCCATTGGTTCATCATCTCTTCCATCGGCGGCATCATTCTCCTGCTACTTGTTTGCCGCATAGCCATCGACAACCGTAAGACTAGACAAAGGCTTCAGTTGCAACTACAGCAAATCAAAGAGGTACAGCAAGAACGGCCACTACAGGTCAGGCAAGCCATCGAATCGGTAGAGACGGCCTACTTTGCCTCCGATGAATACCACACTCTGCAACGCCGCATTTCAACCGGACAGAGACTGAGGGACGATGACTGGCTGGACGTTGAGGGTCAAATCAGAAAAGTGTATCCAGGCTTCAGTAGTCAGCTGAGGGGGCTCTACACGATGTCGGAATTGGAGTACCAAGTGTGCATACTCGTCAAGCTCCGCATAGCGCCAAAAGACATTGCCACCGTCCTTGCTCGCGATGTCAGCACCATTAGCACCGTGCGCAGCCGTCTCTATCAGAAGGTGTTTTCCAAGAAAGGCGGTGCTAAAGAATGGGATGAGTTTATCCTTTCAATCTAA
- a CDS encoding phosphate acyltransferase: MNAITNFTSLIDYLRSCQEKKRVAVIRPRDESTQKAVKLAEDAGFMIPVIVDDEQPETAAALGVQMVREGKADVLMKGLVNTDDLLRAVLNKETGLLPQGKVLTHVTCAEIEGHEKLLFCSDVAVIPHPTAEQREEQLKYMLSLMRSFGIGTPRVGLINCTEKVNPKHFPFTVEYRDLIAKAQTGAFGSCIIDGPLDLKTCFSPEALHKKGIDSPLEGNADGVIFPDIQAGNVFYKTITCFCKSKTAAMLCGPQVPVVLPSRGDSPENKFLSLAMACMNSLI; encoded by the coding sequence ATGAACGCCATTACTAATTTCACATCACTTATTGACTACCTGCGTAGCTGTCAGGAGAAGAAACGTGTAGCTGTCATCCGTCCACGCGACGAGTCGACACAGAAAGCTGTCAAACTGGCTGAGGATGCCGGTTTCATGATACCAGTCATCGTTGATGACGAACAGCCTGAGACTGCTGCTGCGTTAGGCGTACAGATGGTGCGCGAAGGAAAGGCAGACGTGCTGATGAAAGGACTGGTGAATACCGATGACCTGCTTCGTGCCGTGCTCAACAAAGAGACAGGACTGCTGCCTCAAGGCAAGGTGCTCACTCACGTTACCTGCGCTGAGATTGAGGGACATGAGAAGCTGCTGTTCTGCAGCGATGTGGCAGTGATTCCCCACCCCACAGCCGAGCAACGTGAAGAACAACTGAAATACATGCTCAGCCTCATGCGCTCCTTCGGCATCGGCACACCTCGCGTGGGACTCATCAACTGCACCGAGAAGGTCAACCCAAAACATTTCCCGTTTACTGTTGAATATCGCGACCTCATAGCCAAAGCACAGACTGGGGCTTTCGGAAGCTGTATCATTGACGGACCGCTTGACCTGAAGACATGCTTCTCGCCAGAGGCTCTGCATAAGAAAGGAATAGACTCACCGCTTGAGGGTAATGCCGATGGTGTCATCTTCCCAGACATTCAGGCAGGCAACGTGTTCTACAAGACCATCACCTGTTTCTGCAAGTCAAAGACGGCAGCCATGCTTTGCGGTCCTCAGGTGCCGGTGGTGCTGCCATCACGCGGCGACAGCCCCGAGAACAAGTTCCTTTCACTTGCCATGGCATGCATGAATTCGCTTATTTAG
- a CDS encoding DNA methylase: MPAQKRTYIAIDLKSFYASVECVDRGLDPLTTNLVVADVSRTEKTICLAVSPSLKAYGIGGRARLFEVVQRMREVNFERQSKVPGHRLTGKSTSDIELKEHPDWAVDYIAAPPQMAHYIDVSSKIYKIYLKYIAPEDIHVYSIDEVIMDVTAYLGTYKLSAHDLAMKMIRDVLSQTGITATAGIGTNMYLCKVAMDIMAKKMPADKDGVRIAELDEMSYRRELWDYRPITKFWRVGRGIAEKLAPYGVDTMGKLARMSLHNEDTLYRLFGVNAELLIDHAWGWEPCTMEAVKAYRPETNSFSSGQVLQEPYNFKKARVVIQEMAEGMALNLVSKRLVTDQLVLTVGYDAENLTRPDIREKYHGEITNNYYGKAVPKHAHGTFNFDNPTSSSRQIMDGAAELFDRCVNTDLLIRRLNLTTNHVVTEASVAAKENRPQQLDLFTDYEALEKQQQEEKAKHDKERRMQEAQLKIKQRFGKNAILRGLNFEEGATAKERNNQIGGHKA, encoded by the coding sequence ATGCCGGCGCAAAAGCGAACTTATATCGCCATCGACCTGAAGTCGTTTTATGCTTCAGTGGAGTGTGTGGACAGAGGGTTAGACCCGCTGACCACAAACCTCGTCGTAGCAGATGTGAGCCGTACCGAGAAGACCATTTGTCTGGCTGTGTCACCATCGCTCAAAGCATATGGCATTGGAGGACGAGCACGACTATTTGAGGTGGTACAGCGTATGCGGGAAGTAAACTTCGAGCGTCAGAGTAAGGTGCCAGGTCATCGTCTGACGGGCAAGTCCACGTCGGATATAGAACTAAAAGAGCATCCGGACTGGGCTGTTGACTACATTGCAGCACCGCCTCAGATGGCACATTATATCGACGTCAGTTCAAAGATATATAAGATTTACCTTAAGTATATTGCGCCAGAGGATATCCATGTGTATTCGATTGACGAGGTAATCATGGATGTGACGGCTTATCTTGGTACTTATAAATTAAGTGCGCATGATTTGGCGATGAAGATGATCCGCGACGTGCTGAGTCAGACAGGCATCACAGCGACAGCAGGCATTGGCACGAACATGTATCTCTGTAAGGTGGCGATGGATATAATGGCCAAAAAGATGCCTGCTGACAAGGACGGAGTACGTATAGCCGAACTGGATGAAATGTCGTATCGTCGTGAGCTATGGGATTATCGTCCGATAACGAAGTTCTGGAGAGTAGGACGCGGCATTGCGGAGAAGTTGGCTCCTTATGGTGTTGACACAATGGGCAAGCTGGCGCGAATGTCGCTACATAATGAGGATACGCTCTATAGACTTTTTGGCGTGAACGCTGAGTTGCTGATAGACCATGCCTGGGGTTGGGAGCCATGTACAATGGAAGCAGTAAAAGCTTACAGACCTGAGACGAACTCTTTCAGCAGCGGACAGGTGTTACAGGAGCCTTACAATTTCAAGAAAGCCCGTGTGGTGATACAGGAGATGGCAGAAGGTATGGCACTTAATCTGGTGTCGAAGCGATTAGTGACTGACCAGCTGGTGCTGACAGTAGGTTATGATGCAGAGAACCTCACCCGCCCTGATATTCGTGAGAAGTATCATGGTGAGATTACTAACAACTACTACGGCAAGGCTGTTCCGAAACATGCCCACGGCACTTTCAACTTCGACAACCCTACATCGTCATCGAGACAGATCATGGATGGCGCTGCTGAGCTGTTCGACCGATGTGTGAATACGGACTTACTGATTCGCAGGCTGAACCTGACCACAAACCATGTGGTAACGGAAGCATCTGTCGCTGCAAAGGAGAATAGACCCCAGCAACTTGATCTTTTTACAGACTACGAGGCCTTGGAAAAGCAGCAGCAGGAGGAAAAGGCAAAACATGACAAGGAGCGCCGGATGCAGGAGGCACAGTTGAAAATAAAACAACGTTTTGGCAAGAACGCCATCCTCAGGGGACTGAACTTCGAGGAGGGTGCCACCGCCAAAGAGCGTAACAACCAAATAGGAGGACATAAGGCTTAA
- a CDS encoding phospholipase D-like domain-containing protein, whose amino-acid sequence MVIDSLIKKLIQNNMLSEDDALFAIENQFEGLNRYNYDTFISLCKKHHIVDEAFFMKIYIKSSEDAQYKLWKDGYVTSCPAKRIIDDIASEDSEITKYIHREYEEELPHCKAYFENIQDVIVNHVSQARESLKIAMAWFTNPVIFNALWRACKRGVNVQLLINNDRINNRINGLPFDRLVEADAKLYVAEPPSLIHNKFCIIDDKIVIDGSYNWTILAETNNDENIVVIENGNVIRSFIDAFAVLIKNRRVDKMPDYVPDREDFDPCSYRYVNSEEYFKQVTDVGKKKQRELYKEIYKLLPIEVSEERIPSEIFEVVKKEVEDEKNHDTNLFNASINGMSEELYKTIDTNERKIETITRKVDSLIAKKAKKISDYKIKVEAIQSKRLSPEKKSARLLDLRKSHTADLNRINRNLAKHNTEINSLREESNSITEQQEFVSSLQDTELKGNNGLCRINLKWNTEDDLDLHLILPNGTIDTDNDIYYSHLKSEYNGGICSLDHDAIPKNAGENPQENIIWENKLPDGQYEVIVKLYSKKSTQNRIPFSITAFTGNYAKTGIFEFVNAKGKETIHVTTLTFKNGKVVKPISLNCKSIRTE is encoded by the coding sequence ATGGTTATAGATTCTTTAATTAAGAAATTAATTCAGAATAATATGCTGTCAGAAGATGACGCACTATTTGCTATCGAGAATCAATTTGAAGGTTTAAATAGGTATAATTATGATACGTTTATCTCGTTATGCAAAAAACATCACATAGTTGATGAAGCCTTCTTTATGAAGATCTATATTAAATCTTCAGAAGATGCCCAATATAAACTATGGAAAGATGGATATGTAACATCTTGTCCTGCGAAACGGATTATTGATGACATTGCCTCAGAAGATTCAGAAATCACAAAATATATTCATCGCGAATATGAAGAAGAATTGCCTCATTGTAAAGCCTATTTTGAAAACATTCAAGATGTAATAGTTAACCATGTATCCCAAGCGAGGGAGTCATTAAAAATCGCAATGGCATGGTTTACAAATCCCGTTATCTTTAATGCTTTGTGGCGGGCATGTAAAAGGGGGGTAAATGTACAGCTACTTATCAATAATGATAGGATTAACAACCGTATTAATGGTCTACCATTTGATAGGCTGGTAGAAGCAGATGCTAAATTATATGTTGCAGAGCCACCATCACTTATCCATAATAAGTTTTGTATCATTGATGATAAAATTGTTATTGATGGTTCATACAATTGGACTATACTTGCTGAAACAAACAACGACGAAAATATAGTTGTAATAGAGAATGGAAACGTAATTCGTTCTTTTATTGATGCTTTTGCTGTATTGATAAAAAACAGACGCGTTGATAAAATGCCAGATTATGTGCCTGATAGAGAAGATTTTGATCCCTGTTCTTATAGATATGTCAATAGCGAAGAATACTTCAAGCAAGTAACGGATGTTGGAAAGAAAAAGCAACGCGAATTATATAAAGAGATATATAAACTCCTGCCAATAGAAGTGTCAGAAGAGAGAATTCCTTCTGAGATATTTGAGGTGGTAAAAAAAGAGGTGGAGGACGAAAAGAATCATGATACCAATCTTTTTAATGCCAGTATCAATGGAATGTCTGAGGAATTATATAAAACTATAGATACAAATGAACGCAAAATAGAAACGATTACACGAAAGGTTGATTCTTTGATTGCAAAGAAGGCCAAGAAAATAAGTGATTATAAAATAAAGGTAGAGGCTATTCAGTCAAAGCGTTTGTCACCAGAAAAGAAAAGTGCTCGTTTGTTAGACCTCAGAAAGTCTCATACAGCAGATCTTAATAGAATAAACAGAAATTTGGCTAAGCATAATACTGAAATTAATTCATTACGTGAAGAATCTAATAGTATTACAGAACAGCAAGAATTTGTTAGTTCACTACAAGATACAGAGTTAAAAGGTAATAATGGCCTGTGTAGAATAAATCTGAAATGGAACACCGAAGATGATTTGGATTTACACTTGATACTGCCTAATGGGACGATAGATACCGATAACGATATTTATTACAGCCACCTGAAATCAGAATATAATGGTGGTATTTGTTCTTTGGATCATGATGCTATTCCTAAAAATGCAGGAGAAAATCCTCAAGAAAATATAATCTGGGAAAATAAACTTCCAGACGGCCAGTACGAGGTTATTGTCAAATTGTATAGCAAGAAAAGTACACAGAATAGAATACCTTTTTCTATAACGGCTTTTACGGGGAATTATGCAAAAACAGGCATATTCGAATTTGTCAATGCTAAAGGGAAGGAAACTATTCATGTAACAACACTAACATTTAAAAATGGGAAGGTTGTTAAGCCAATATCATTAAATTGTAAAAGCATTAGAACAGAATAA
- a CDS encoding murein L,D-transpeptidase catalytic domain-containing protein produces MMRRRKRWGCLAVILLFTIVAAVFGLHWAWKYYGLPEWPDRREYKTIEERAEKALAFACRHNMNEHYALFVDYGIPSGTPRLFVWDFHQKKIVASTYVMHGPGGGSTAERPVFSNKPGSECSSLGRFLVTKEHGNRLKRSFRIKGMDMDNQSAYARGLMIHKSGWVDSHCWMRYIPLHRASCQGCVTISSRGMNYLWSLVNKEKKSLLLWSFVSKQS; encoded by the coding sequence ATGATGAGACGACGTAAGAGATGGGGATGTCTGGCTGTAATACTGTTGTTTACCATCGTGGCAGCAGTGTTCGGTCTTCATTGGGCATGGAAGTACTATGGCTTGCCTGAATGGCCAGACCGCAGGGAGTATAAGACGATAGAGGAAAGAGCCGAGAAAGCACTTGCCTTTGCTTGTCGCCACAATATGAATGAGCATTATGCGTTGTTTGTGGACTATGGTATCCCATCGGGAACGCCAAGGCTCTTCGTTTGGGACTTCCATCAGAAAAAGATTGTTGCAAGCACATACGTTATGCACGGGCCTGGCGGCGGAAGCACAGCCGAACGTCCTGTGTTCAGTAATAAGCCAGGAAGCGAGTGCTCATCATTGGGGCGCTTCCTTGTTACCAAAGAACATGGTAACAGGTTAAAACGCAGCTTTCGAATAAAAGGCATGGATATGGATAATCAGTCGGCTTATGCCAGAGGTTTGATGATTCACAAGTCCGGTTGGGTGGATAGTCATTGCTGGATGCGTTATATTCCCCTACACCGTGCAAGTTGCCAAGGCTGTGTTACCATCTCTTCCAGAGGTATGAACTACTTGTGGTCACTTGTCAATAAAGAGAAGAAATCATTGCTTCTTTGGTCCTTTGTCAGTAAACAAAGTTAA
- a CDS encoding DUF4846 domain-containing protein, which yields MKTIKKILIGLLLIVISVLSYGAWILLGSKTSNPDNYKTIGDIPTPWGYKRIKGDDAAYSEFLRSLPLKGRGADVMLYTGGRSRFQSLNYAVVDIPLLSNAEQCADVCMRLRAEYLFYTSQYGRIRFQNVNGKTLSYGGGSSRKSFERYLRNLYGVASTFSLSRELMTGRLADMQPGDVFVYPARYGQQYGHAVMVVDVAINKRGKKAFLLAEGNTPAREIHVMRNFENPFRSPWFMLDEDADNLILSVFHYKATDLKHF from the coding sequence ATGAAGACAATAAAAAAGATACTGATAGGTTTATTACTAATAGTAATCTCCGTGCTTAGCTATGGAGCATGGATATTGCTGGGGAGTAAGACGAGTAATCCCGACAATTACAAAACGATTGGCGACATACCTACCCCTTGGGGCTATAAGAGGATTAAAGGCGATGATGCTGCCTATAGTGAGTTCCTGCGGTCTTTACCGTTGAAAGGCAGAGGTGCTGACGTGATGCTCTATACAGGAGGTCGCTCTCGCTTTCAATCACTAAACTATGCTGTTGTGGACATTCCCTTGTTGTCGAATGCTGAACAATGTGCTGATGTGTGCATGAGGCTGAGAGCAGAATACCTTTTTTACACGAGCCAATATGGCCGCATCCGATTTCAGAATGTTAACGGCAAGACGTTGAGCTATGGAGGTGGCAGTTCCCGCAAGTCTTTTGAGCGTTATCTGAGGAATCTTTACGGAGTGGCCAGCACCTTCTCGCTAAGCCGGGAGCTGATGACAGGGCGACTGGCAGACATGCAGCCTGGTGATGTGTTTGTCTATCCGGCTCGTTATGGACAGCAATACGGACATGCAGTCATGGTGGTTGATGTAGCCATCAACAAAAGAGGCAAGAAAGCCTTTCTTTTGGCAGAAGGGAATACACCTGCAAGGGAAATCCATGTAATGCGTAATTTCGAGAATCCCTTCCGTTCTCCATGGTTCATGCTAGACGAAGATGCAGACAACCTGATACTCTCCGTATTTCATTATAAGGCTACAGACTTGAAACACTTCTGA
- a CDS encoding phosphodiester glycosidase family protein: MDDINMQKPEVPIIIIERDEQPQSKEIVTKVIAPSKKHKWLKRFLALVAFGCVMVAALAGYYLWNYYYNIGVSVSVTPEQNIEKLQRPAKQEVPEVVMTCDSILGVAMDFYAIHGLKASIEFEEPDTADTSVYLYCRSVDHKADNTYIGSLVVNGEERQSDTHRLGYMAMLGNNFVIGISRSEKVKDYVQEHGGSFFRQFILVSNGEIPGRFFLHGKVERRAIGRIDDQLYFIATRHKETLWDFADALREYGFIDAIYITGGADYVFYRDKDGIRHDIGDSADYPHTKWKCVVPWLVFRK, translated from the coding sequence ATGGATGATATAAACATGCAGAAACCTGAAGTGCCCATCATCATTATCGAACGTGATGAGCAGCCACAATCCAAGGAGATTGTGACAAAGGTCATTGCCCCTTCCAAGAAGCATAAGTGGCTGAAGCGATTCCTTGCATTGGTGGCTTTTGGCTGCGTGATGGTTGCTGCTCTTGCAGGCTATTACCTCTGGAACTACTATTATAATATTGGTGTATCCGTTTCTGTCACCCCGGAGCAGAACATCGAAAAGCTTCAGCGACCAGCAAAGCAGGAAGTCCCAGAAGTGGTGATGACCTGTGACAGCATCCTTGGTGTGGCAATGGACTTCTATGCCATTCACGGCTTGAAGGCCTCCATCGAGTTTGAAGAGCCTGATACAGCCGACACTTCTGTTTATCTTTATTGCCGTTCTGTTGATCATAAAGCAGATAACACATATATCGGTTCACTCGTTGTCAATGGCGAGGAGCGTCAAAGCGATACTCATCGCCTGGGCTATATGGCCATGCTTGGAAACAATTTCGTCATAGGTATTTCGAGAAGCGAGAAAGTAAAAGACTATGTTCAGGAGCATGGCGGCTCATTCTTCCGCCAGTTCATCCTCGTCAGCAATGGAGAAATACCTGGTCGTTTCTTCCTGCACGGCAAGGTGGAGCGTCGCGCCATTGGCCGCATTGACGACCAACTCTATTTTATCGCCACCCGCCACAAAGAAACCCTCTGGGACTTTGCCGATGCCCTCCGCGAATACGGTTTCATCGATGCCATCTACATCACTGGCGGTGCCGACTACGTCTTCTACCGCGATAAAGATGGCATCCGTCATGACATTGGCGATTCGGCTGATTATCCACATACGAAGTGGAAATGTGTGGTTCCGTGGCTTGTATTTAGAAAATAA
- a CDS encoding DUF4062 domain-containing protein, with amino-acid sequence MYQERNHIKVFVSSTVYDFESQLDMVYSTLDGYGYDVMMSHKGTIPLDSKLSNVENCLKGVEGCDVFLGFVRPLTGTGILKPEEKSITAQEFEVAFKVNMPRFVLADYRVVFARQFTNLMKIPTGDIPNSVKRERSDGSIVERPNRVVHAECIELYNAAIQNNTLPKSRKGNWVQEYRNMQDVMLHVEAQFKDVERIKQLIGSHE; translated from the coding sequence ATGTATCAAGAAAGGAACCATATAAAGGTGTTCGTATCATCAACGGTGTATGACTTTGAGTCACAGTTGGACATGGTGTACTCTACACTGGACGGCTATGGGTACGATGTGATGATGTCGCACAAGGGAACGATTCCCCTTGACAGCAAGTTGAGCAATGTGGAGAACTGCCTAAAAGGAGTTGAGGGTTGCGATGTCTTCCTTGGATTCGTCAGACCTCTGACTGGCACGGGTATCCTGAAGCCTGAAGAGAAATCCATCACTGCGCAGGAGTTTGAGGTGGCTTTCAAGGTAAACATGCCACGATTCGTGCTGGCAGATTATCGCGTGGTTTTTGCACGCCAGTTTACCAACCTGATGAAGATACCGACTGGTGACATACCGAACTCTGTAAAGAGAGAACGAAGTGACGGAAGCATCGTAGAACGTCCCAATAGAGTGGTCCATGCAGAGTGTATAGAGTTGTATAATGCTGCCATTCAGAATAATACTCTTCCCAAAAGCAGGAAGGGTAACTGGGTGCAAGAGTATAGGAACATGCAAGACGTGATGCTGCACGTGGAAGCACAATTTAAGGATGTTGAACGTATAAAGCAATTGATAGGAAGTCATGAGTAA